A portion of the Sphingobacterium spiritivorum genome contains these proteins:
- a CDS encoding RagB/SusD family nutrient uptake outer membrane protein produces the protein MKRLFKLYSTKYTILTMLAAVVSLSSCEKDLENKLRNDTYADTYWKNEREANSALAGTYSLFRKAHVTNQAFFIWGDGPIGIMTSKESTNYTAIYTGGNFVTPYREEGVHNWKNWYRIVDAASAAIENIPNIPDDQFEPGRKSYLLGEAYFLRALAYFYMTRVWGDLPLQTEATTTAGQGVLKGRTSTEEILKFIMTDAQKASSLLTWEGINTEGRRRASKAAALALLAHTTAWENDYAKTILYTDSIINRADYFTLQGRDAIRDVFKDATARENIFVITNKDAENESSAFSQALGTDNNNNCSVGFLTVSADIIRNMPYVVPTYFGETPKLDLLYEVSTNPNDIRRTQFFRSTNTPDVNSLMKYSDVVYKNPASSSDPRTESNMVIFRLADMILLKAEALEATSRPGEALIEMNKVRARAGANPVSSAINLKRTILQERQRELVGEGQSYFDIVRNIRISGNFALVSLLTPWSMDRTRFEQKGYLFPIHNSNINTNRLITQNPYWMGRY, from the coding sequence ATGAAAAGACTCTTTAAATTATATAGCACTAAATACACAATCCTTACTATGCTTGCAGCAGTGGTGTCACTTAGCTCTTGTGAAAAGGATTTGGAGAATAAACTTCGTAATGATACCTATGCAGATACCTATTGGAAGAATGAACGTGAGGCCAACAGCGCTTTAGCCGGAACTTATTCCTTGTTTCGTAAAGCACATGTGACCAATCAGGCATTTTTTATCTGGGGAGATGGTCCGATAGGTATTATGACTTCAAAAGAAAGTACCAACTATACGGCTATTTATACCGGAGGTAATTTTGTTACACCGTACCGCGAAGAAGGTGTGCACAACTGGAAGAACTGGTACCGGATCGTAGATGCTGCCAGTGCAGCTATTGAAAATATTCCAAACATTCCGGATGATCAGTTTGAGCCCGGCCGTAAAAGCTATCTGTTAGGGGAAGCTTATTTTCTACGTGCACTGGCTTATTTCTATATGACGAGGGTATGGGGAGACCTGCCTTTACAAACCGAGGCTACGACAACAGCCGGACAAGGAGTGTTAAAAGGACGTACTTCTACAGAGGAAATTTTGAAGTTTATAATGACTGATGCCCAAAAAGCCTCTTCATTGTTAACCTGGGAAGGCATAAATACCGAAGGCAGAAGAAGAGCCAGTAAGGCCGCTGCTTTGGCATTGCTGGCGCATACTACTGCATGGGAAAACGATTATGCAAAGACAATTCTTTATACCGATTCAATTATCAACCGTGCGGATTATTTTACGTTGCAAGGCCGCGATGCTATTCGTGACGTATTTAAAGATGCTACAGCACGTGAAAATATTTTTGTTATTACCAATAAAGATGCTGAAAATGAATCCAGCGCTTTTAGTCAGGCATTAGGAACGGATAATAATAACAATTGTTCTGTAGGTTTCCTGACAGTCAGTGCTGATATCATCCGGAATATGCCATATGTAGTGCCTACCTATTTTGGAGAAACACCAAAACTGGATTTACTTTACGAAGTATCCACTAATCCTAACGATATCCGAAGAACTCAGTTTTTCAGATCTACCAATACACCGGATGTTAACTCCCTGATGAAGTATTCAGATGTTGTTTATAAAAATCCGGCATCAAGTTCAGATCCGAGAACAGAAAGTAATATGGTTATCTTTCGTCTGGCAGACATGATCCTGTTAAAAGCGGAGGCACTGGAAGCCACTAGCAGACCGGGAGAGGCTTTGATTGAGATGAATAAAGTCCGGGCACGTGCCGGTGCAAATCCTGTTTCCTCTGCGATAAACCTGAAACGTACCATCCTGCAGGAAAGACAGCGGGAGCTGGTGGGTGAAGGGCAAAGTTACTTTGATATTGTCCGGAATATTCGCATATCAGGAAATTTTGCATTGGTGAGTCTGCTCACTCCATGGTCAATGGACAGAACAAGGTTTGAACAGAAAGGCTACCTTTTCCCGATTCACAACAGCAATATTAATACAAACAGACTGATTACACAGAATCCATATTGGATGGGTCGCTACTAA
- a CDS encoding cytochrome b5 domain-containing protein: MIEDSNLPFFTKSRLALRNGQDRPEIWVAYNGLIYDVSTSRLWRKGQHYEHWAGQDLTAELADAPHTEEVFKRFPVIGKLEL; encoded by the coding sequence ATGATTGAAGACAGTAACCTTCCTTTTTTTACAAAATCGCGGCTTGCCTTAAGAAACGGGCAGGATCGACCAGAAATTTGGGTAGCTTATAATGGATTGATATATGATGTATCAACCAGCCGCCTATGGCGTAAAGGACAGCACTATGAGCATTGGGCTGGTCAGGATCTGACAGCCGAGCTTGCTGATGCGCCGCATACAGAAGAAGTATTTAAAAGATTCCCGGTTATTGGAAAACTGGAACTATAA
- a CDS encoding PfkB family carbohydrate kinase — protein sequence MSLVIIGTVAYDAIETPFGKTDKIVGGAATFAGIAASYLYDHVKLISVIGEDFGDTNLNLLKDKGIDTEGIQIIKGGKSFFWSGKYHNDMNSRDTLATELNVLADFDPIVPEKYQDCEYLLLGNLTPQVQLTTLKRLNHTPKLVVLDTMNFWMDVALDDLKAVLKKVDVLTINDEEARQLSGEYALVKAAEVILNMGPKYLIIKKGEHGALLFGENQVFYAPALPLAEVFDPTGAGDTFAGGFVGYLAKVNTVNFNNMKNAIIYGSALASFCVERFGTERLQNLTQEDISKRIQQFIALSKFEISE from the coding sequence ATGAGTTTAGTAATTATTGGTACTGTTGCGTACGATGCAATAGAAACTCCATTTGGAAAAACAGACAAAATTGTAGGCGGTGCAGCTACCTTTGCAGGTATAGCCGCATCTTATTTGTATGACCATGTAAAATTGATCTCTGTTATCGGAGAGGACTTTGGTGATACAAATCTGAACCTTTTAAAAGATAAAGGTATCGATACAGAAGGAATTCAAATCATAAAAGGTGGAAAGTCCTTCTTCTGGTCAGGTAAATACCATAATGATATGAACAGCAGAGATACATTGGCTACTGAGCTTAATGTATTGGCTGATTTCGATCCTATTGTACCTGAAAAATATCAGGATTGTGAGTACCTGTTACTGGGAAATCTTACTCCGCAGGTTCAGTTAACAACTCTTAAACGTTTAAATCACACTCCAAAACTGGTTGTACTTGATACAATGAACTTCTGGATGGATGTCGCTCTCGACGATCTGAAGGCTGTCCTGAAGAAAGTAGACGTGTTGACAATCAATGATGAAGAAGCTCGTCAGTTGTCAGGAGAATATGCTCTGGTGAAAGCTGCGGAAGTAATTCTGAATATGGGACCCAAATATCTTATCATTAAGAAAGGGGAGCACGGTGCATTGTTATTCGGAGAAAATCAGGTATTCTATGCTCCGGCATTACCGTTGGCAGAAGTATTTGATCCGACAGGAGCAGGAGATACATTCGCAGGTGGATTTGTGGGTTATCTGGCGAAAGTGAATACAGTAAACTTTAATAATATGAAGAATGCGATCATTTACGGGTCTGCATTAGCTTCATTCTGCGTGGAAAGATTCGGTACGGAACGTTTACAAAATCTGACTCAGGAAGATATCAGCAAACGTATTCAACAGTTTATAGCATTGTCAAAATTTGAGATAAGCGAATAA
- the murB gene encoding UDP-N-acetylmuramate dehydrogenase encodes MNNLIQSDISLKSYNTFGVDVLAKRFVQIENRQQLLQIYNEGCFNDNFLILGGGSNILFTKDYEGLLIKIALKGIHNTIQQNFVFVTAQGGEVWNDLVWHCVSNNFPGLENMALIPGTVGASPVQNIGAYGSELMNIFYSCVAFDTRTGQFVTFTKEDCEFSYRDSVFKSKHKNRYIIVEVTYKLNLDAPINTSYGAIEKELSHRQIANPTIKDIAEVVSYIRVEKLPDPSTVGNAGSFFKNPIIYKNILDRLIVDFPEIVYYNVDEEHVKLAAGWLIEQCGWKGKRLGRAGVWHNQALVLINADNASGDEIYDLSSTILNDVYQKFGIKLEREVNIL; translated from the coding sequence ATGAATAACCTCATACAGTCTGATATCTCACTGAAATCATATAATACTTTTGGAGTAGACGTTTTAGCCAAACGTTTTGTACAAATAGAAAACAGACAACAACTACTGCAAATATACAATGAGGGGTGTTTCAATGATAATTTCCTGATCCTGGGAGGAGGCAGCAATATACTTTTCACTAAAGACTATGAAGGACTTTTAATCAAAATAGCATTGAAAGGCATTCATAATACCATTCAGCAGAATTTTGTATTTGTAACAGCTCAGGGCGGTGAAGTATGGAATGATCTGGTATGGCACTGCGTCTCCAACAACTTTCCGGGACTTGAAAACATGGCACTTATCCCCGGAACTGTAGGTGCATCTCCCGTACAGAATATCGGAGCATACGGTTCCGAATTAATGAATATCTTCTACAGTTGTGTAGCTTTTGATACCAGAACGGGGCAATTTGTAACCTTTACAAAAGAGGACTGCGAATTCTCTTACCGGGACAGTGTATTCAAGTCCAAACATAAAAACCGCTATATCATTGTCGAGGTTACCTATAAACTGAACTTAGATGCCCCCATCAATACTTCTTATGGAGCTATTGAAAAAGAGCTCAGCCACAGACAGATTGCTAACCCTACAATAAAAGATATTGCAGAAGTAGTGTCCTATATACGTGTCGAAAAGCTTCCGGACCCCAGCACAGTGGGCAATGCGGGTAGTTTTTTTAAAAATCCTATCATTTACAAAAACATATTGGACAGATTAATTGTTGACTTTCCAGAGATTGTATATTATAATGTAGATGAGGAACACGTAAAGCTGGCTGCAGGCTGGTTGATAGAACAGTGCGGATGGAAAGGCAAAAGATTGGGTCGCGCGGGTGTATGGCATAATCAGGCTTTGGTACTGATAAATGCGGACAACGCTTCGGGTGATGAAATCTATGACCTATCGTCCACAATTTTGAACGATGTGTATCAAAAATTCGGCATCAAACTGGAGCGCGAAGTAAACATTTTATAA
- a CDS encoding DUF5007 domain-containing protein has protein sequence MKSTIKLWSIVATIAALGFGSCKKVETGYLSDNIRYASNPVTVEQGVFVITQGIIPDASTPPFKITLLDIRNKETGKREEAFYKDYNVTVWKQPYNPKTDTTLALITAKQGVEKKAAFSVLEKSGQFLFTQATDSVPAGDYLVDIKVENPRGVKTYEGVTTIRIKPVQEYTYENVPYFLALPANSETAIRFPYDDQWFNADKGQSASMTLKITRVADGPNQIVLKVLDKNGKVFPGKALERRPSGNSFLNTLSTFAYKTTVTDTAVLYDYAQARFPDVYWDTQSNGINCYYRIYEKWLASVDKVDAASWNPPNSVDYLTYTDQPVKINIRFNTKIYKPGKYIYEMKLRATLKEGVK, from the coding sequence ATGAAATCAACAATAAAATTATGGTCTATAGTAGCTACTATTGCTGCTTTAGGCTTCGGAAGCTGTAAAAAGGTGGAAACTGGATATCTGAGTGACAACATTCGGTATGCTTCCAACCCGGTTACAGTAGAGCAGGGTGTGTTTGTTATTACACAGGGGATAATTCCGGATGCTTCCACACCGCCATTTAAAATTACACTGCTGGATATCCGGAATAAAGAGACAGGGAAACGTGAAGAAGCTTTTTACAAAGATTATAATGTCACTGTATGGAAGCAGCCTTATAATCCGAAAACGGATACAACATTAGCCTTAATTACGGCCAAGCAAGGAGTCGAGAAAAAAGCTGCTTTTTCTGTTCTTGAAAAAAGCGGACAATTTCTCTTTACTCAGGCTACAGATAGCGTCCCTGCAGGGGATTATCTGGTCGATATTAAGGTTGAAAATCCGAGAGGCGTGAAAACTTACGAAGGTGTTACGACTATACGTATTAAGCCCGTTCAAGAGTATACCTACGAAAATGTTCCTTACTTTCTGGCATTACCGGCAAACAGTGAGACAGCGATTCGTTTTCCATACGATGACCAGTGGTTCAATGCGGATAAAGGTCAATCGGCTTCTATGACGCTGAAGATTACTCGTGTGGCTGATGGTCCGAATCAGATTGTATTGAAAGTATTGGATAAAAATGGAAAAGTATTCCCGGGTAAAGCATTGGAACGCAGACCGAGTGGTAACAGTTTCTTAAACACATTATCGACTTTTGCCTATAAGACTACTGTAACGGATACAGCGGTGCTTTATGATTATGCGCAGGCCAGATTCCCTGATGTGTATTGGGATACGCAATCCAATGGTATAAACTGTTACTATAGGATTTACGAAAAATGGCTGGCATCCGTTGATAAAGTGGATGCGGCTTCCTGGAATCCGCCAAATTCAGTTGATTATCTCACATATACCGATCAACCGGTCAAAATCAACATCCGATTTAATACCAAAATTTATAAGCCCGGTAAATACATTTATGAAATGAAACTTCGGGCCACCCTGAAAGAAGGTGTGAAGTAA
- a CDS encoding RNA polymerase sigma factor, whose translation MTKFEFNSMVIQQASSLKLYAKNFTRDQDDANDLVQDTLLKAVTYFGNFKEGTNLKGWLYTIMKNTFINNYRRIVKTNSFITKEEEITSANLFVSATHNDGENKFIMEDINKALTNLSDEYYIPFSMYFEGYKYHEISDHLNIPIGTVKTRIHVARKAMKKTLTAYK comes from the coding sequence ATGACTAAATTCGAATTTAACTCAATGGTTATCCAACAAGCGAGTTCTCTCAAACTCTACGCTAAAAATTTTACGAGAGACCAAGATGACGCCAACGATTTAGTACAAGACACCTTACTGAAAGCTGTCACTTACTTTGGAAATTTCAAAGAAGGAACTAATCTTAAAGGCTGGTTATACACCATCATGAAGAATACGTTTATCAACAACTACAGACGTATTGTAAAGACCAATTCTTTTATTACCAAAGAAGAAGAAATTACCAGTGCGAATCTGTTCGTATCTGCAACACACAATGACGGTGAAAACAAATTCATTATGGAAGATATCAATAAAGCATTGACCAATCTCTCTGACGAATATTATATCCCATTCAGCATGTATTTTGAAGGATATAAGTATCATGAGATTTCCGACCACTTGAACATACCGATAGGTACTGTCAAAACCCGGATCCATGTTGCACGTAAAGCAATGAAAAAAACGCTGACTGCGTACAAGTAG
- a CDS encoding TetR/AcrR family transcriptional regulator, with protein MANADLKRTKILEAATRRFAHFGMAKTTMAEIAKDLSFSKALLYYYFPDKNSLYSAVFEYVMDEMMTEISDYISKSDNYEDAMMFTLDKRIELINKYYSLFEQSTALVKEMPAEIEKVIKECFEKEATLLGKVLQIGINKGELEVDDLEDTAKLLLYSLFGMRIGIMKDMKCLIFPTKEEFDFILTLQKKMVKIFLNGLRK; from the coding sequence ATGGCAAACGCAGATTTGAAAAGAACGAAAATTTTAGAGGCGGCAACGAGGAGATTTGCGCATTTTGGAATGGCTAAAACAACAATGGCAGAAATTGCTAAGGATTTGTCATTCTCTAAAGCATTACTATACTATTATTTCCCGGATAAAAACAGCCTCTATTCAGCAGTCTTTGAATATGTGATGGATGAGATGATGACCGAAATAAGTGATTATATCAGTAAATCGGATAATTATGAAGATGCCATGATGTTTACGCTGGATAAGCGGATTGAACTGATCAATAAATACTATAGCTTGTTTGAGCAATCCACAGCTTTGGTGAAAGAGATGCCTGCTGAAATTGAAAAAGTGATTAAAGAATGTTTTGAGAAAGAGGCCACTCTTTTGGGTAAAGTATTACAGATAGGTATAAACAAAGGTGAGCTTGAAGTGGATGATCTGGAAGATACAGCCAAATTATTGCTTTACTCGTTGTTTGGTATGCGGATAGGTATTATGAAGGATATGAAATGCCTGATCTTTCCTACCAAAGAAGAGTTTGATTTTATATTGACACTGCAAAAGAAAATGGTGAAGATATTCCTCAACGGATTGAGAAAATAA
- a CDS encoding SusC/RagA family TonB-linked outer membrane protein, whose product MIIKIFELLRRSGPLVLTLLFSAYFNYSVAQTGVSGKVTSGNKPLAGVTVNVKSNPKTASGSDVNGQYNINAGPSDVLVFKLIGHRPVEVSVNGRSRIDVVMEENSDELSEVVVTGYTTINRKKATGSIASITSKDIENLPAASIDILLQGKLPGVNVQNFTGQPGVKTSLVIRGNTKISNSTEGFNADDLYSNPLYVIDGIPVSDDEVRAFNTTGTNYLASLNPNDIESVDVLKDASAAALYGSRAANGVILIKTKRGSSGKPRLSVNTYHGYISKPNKVGTLIGAAERRKKLDLIYQYASDTQLQNGLPQMLTDSLNPSFNNSNDYQNLFYQSGKVHNADIAISGGNENLNYRVSGGYYDEKGVILNTGLKRYSFTSNILFKITKDLELLTNLRASTSRRFDGKGSTDFSKVNNYRDIFTVSPVNMPSSLLQLTQKDLNSIINPYEYQRDDNVDVSLNGVGELRYTFLKDFRISTRNIISYSTAKNDFASPSEINSDGLAVAKSSYSQYKKYVLTNNLMWNRTFEEKHAFSVNLIQEFETRRNESMFLLGRGIPSDNIQVIKGVQGTNLQGNTNLSTYSKLSFLGALHYDYKSKYLFDAVWRADASSRFGKNNKWGYFPSLAAGWLLSEEEFVQDLGWVNELKLRASWGRTGDESSITDYDRYNAYLAGNGRYPGSEAPSYGGVASVIPNYNGITNDDITWQESNEWNLGLDAYLLNNRINLNVDVYKRETTGQMLRILFPEYTGYDNTFTNAAGVRNTGLEINLLGKVFSQSSAFQWNPSINISINRNMVTQLPNGNRDLYYGSAVYVVGMPLNMYYGYLVNGAISSQQDIITNPYTGAVGSTKWGTLKPGYPNWVDVNGDYKISDNIGENDMTFYGNANPKVTGGLTNFFSYKDFTLQVLTTFTFGRDIMNRTFAQRMSNGFFYGNPEDFAKASIVDLNAYDFWQREGDQAKYPAANPYMGLYVWRTGQSMFMEPGWYIRIRNISLAYNFRPANHEWMQKLKLNSFRLYGNMDNVALFQKFSGIDAERVDGQGNDYGDGYPIPKKFTLGLQFDF is encoded by the coding sequence ATGATTATTAAGATTTTCGAACTTCTTAGAAGGTCAGGACCTTTAGTGTTGACTTTGCTATTTTCTGCTTATTTTAATTACAGTGTTGCGCAAACAGGCGTTTCTGGTAAGGTAACTTCCGGAAATAAGCCCTTAGCAGGAGTGACTGTAAATGTAAAGTCAAATCCAAAAACAGCTTCAGGATCGGATGTGAATGGTCAGTATAACATCAATGCCGGACCATCCGATGTGCTTGTTTTTAAGTTAATCGGACATAGACCTGTTGAAGTTTCCGTAAACGGAAGAAGTCGCATTGATGTGGTCATGGAAGAAAATTCTGATGAACTCAGCGAGGTTGTGGTAACGGGCTATACAACTATTAACCGTAAGAAGGCAACTGGGTCTATAGCTTCTATTACATCAAAAGATATTGAGAATCTGCCCGCGGCAAGTATTGATATCTTATTGCAAGGAAAGCTTCCGGGTGTCAATGTACAGAATTTTACCGGGCAGCCAGGTGTTAAGACTTCTCTTGTTATCCGTGGAAATACCAAGATTTCAAACTCTACGGAAGGTTTTAATGCCGATGATCTGTATAGTAACCCCCTCTATGTTATTGACGGAATACCGGTATCTGATGATGAAGTACGGGCATTTAATACAACCGGAACCAATTATCTGGCGAGTTTAAATCCCAATGATATTGAATCTGTGGACGTTCTGAAAGATGCATCAGCTGCAGCATTATACGGTTCAAGAGCAGCAAATGGTGTAATACTAATCAAGACTAAGAGAGGTTCATCCGGAAAACCACGACTGAGTGTCAATACCTACCACGGATATATTTCAAAGCCAAATAAAGTAGGGACATTAATTGGTGCAGCAGAAAGACGTAAAAAGTTAGACCTGATTTATCAATATGCAAGTGATACGCAACTGCAAAATGGTTTACCGCAGATGTTGACAGACAGCTTGAACCCATCCTTTAACAACAGTAATGACTATCAGAATTTATTTTACCAGTCCGGAAAGGTTCATAATGCAGATATTGCAATTTCCGGGGGAAATGAGAATTTGAATTACCGGGTCAGTGGAGGATATTACGATGAAAAAGGGGTGATACTTAATACTGGACTGAAACGCTATTCCTTTACTTCTAATATTTTATTCAAAATCACTAAGGATCTGGAATTGCTAACCAATTTAAGAGCTTCTACATCCCGCCGGTTTGATGGAAAGGGAAGCACAGACTTTAGTAAAGTAAATAATTACCGCGATATCTTTACCGTTAGTCCTGTAAATATGCCTTCTTCTTTACTTCAACTAACGCAGAAAGATCTTAACAGTATTATTAATCCTTATGAATATCAGCGTGATGATAATGTAGACGTGAGTCTCAATGGTGTTGGGGAATTGCGTTATACTTTCCTCAAAGATTTCCGGATCAGCACACGAAATATTATCAGCTACTCGACTGCTAAAAATGATTTTGCTTCACCGTCAGAAATAAACAGCGACGGTTTAGCTGTTGCGAAATCAAGTTATTCTCAATACAAAAAATACGTATTAACAAATAACCTGATGTGGAACAGAACATTTGAAGAGAAGCACGCATTTAGTGTAAACTTGATTCAGGAATTTGAAACCCGGAGAAATGAGTCTATGTTCCTTCTGGGGCGCGGAATACCAAGTGACAATATTCAGGTGATCAAAGGTGTACAGGGGACTAATCTGCAGGGAAATACTAATTTGTCTACTTATTCCAAACTTTCTTTCTTAGGGGCCTTACATTACGATTATAAGAGCAAGTATCTTTTTGATGCCGTATGGCGTGCAGATGCATCTTCCCGTTTTGGTAAAAATAATAAATGGGGATATTTTCCTTCATTAGCCGCTGGTTGGTTGCTTTCCGAGGAAGAGTTTGTTCAGGATCTGGGTTGGGTGAATGAACTGAAGCTGAGAGCCAGCTGGGGACGTACCGGAGACGAAAGTTCTATTACTGATTATGACCGTTACAATGCATACTTAGCGGGTAATGGACGCTATCCCGGATCAGAAGCACCTTCTTATGGTGGAGTAGCATCGGTTATTCCAAACTATAATGGTATTACTAACGATGATATCACGTGGCAGGAATCAAATGAGTGGAATCTCGGATTGGATGCTTATCTGTTGAATAATCGAATTAATCTGAATGTAGATGTGTACAAACGTGAAACCACAGGACAAATGCTGCGTATTTTGTTCCCGGAATATACCGGTTATGATAATACATTTACGAATGCAGCTGGTGTCAGAAATACAGGATTAGAGATTAATTTATTAGGAAAGGTCTTTAGCCAGTCCAGCGCTTTTCAATGGAATCCTTCCATCAATATTTCTATAAACAGAAATATGGTTACCCAGCTTCCTAATGGAAACAGAGATTTGTACTATGGGTCTGCTGTATATGTCGTAGGTATGCCATTAAACATGTATTATGGTTATTTGGTAAACGGTGCAATTTCTTCTCAGCAAGATATCATTACCAATCCATACACTGGCGCTGTTGGTTCTACCAAATGGGGGACTTTGAAACCAGGTTATCCGAATTGGGTAGATGTCAATGGTGATTATAAGATTTCTGACAATATTGGTGAAAATGATATGACTTTCTATGGTAACGCCAATCCAAAAGTAACAGGAGGTTTAACCAACTTTTTCAGCTATAAAGACTTTACACTTCAGGTGTTGACGACTTTTACATTTGGTCGTGATATTATGAACAGAACTTTTGCCCAAAGAATGTCCAACGGCTTTTTCTATGGCAATCCGGAGGACTTCGCCAAAGCTTCTATCGTCGACCTGAATGCGTACGACTTCTGGCAAAGAGAAGGAGATCAGGCAAAATATCCTGCTGCTAATCCTTACATGGGCTTATATGTATGGAGAACCGGACAATCTATGTTTATGGAACCCGGATGGTATATCCGTATCCGCAATATCAGCTTAGCGTATAATTTCAGACCTGCAAATCACGAGTGGATGCAAAAGCTTAAGTTGAACTCCTTCAGATTATACGGGAATATGGATAATGTCGCTTTATTCCAGAAGTTTTCTGGAATCGATGCAGAGCGTGTAGACGGGCAGGGAAATGATTATGGAGACGGTTATCCGATTCCTAAAAAATTCACTTTAGGCCTTCAGTTTGACTTTTAA
- the mgtE gene encoding magnesium transporter produces MENLEMQVERVEQLFESQNLEELAEYLNELNISDVEELIDELPEHAALFLEVLSLNRAVNVFRILDFPTQERVFKKLPPSKVREIINEMPPDDRTSFFSELKGDVVKQLIIMLTPQERKEALSLLGYPEDSVGRLMTPDYITVKEYWNMARVLDHIRRYGNASETIDVLYVIDGNGKLIDDLRIRDVLIAKEDAVVGDLIDNRLISLKANDPQEEAVTVFRMNNRVALPVVDDQDIMLGIVTIDDILWVANEEYTEDMQRFGGTEALDEPYLDVAISHLVKKRAGWLVILFLGQLLTATVIEHFEAQLATVIALFALVPLIMSSGGNSGSQASTLIIQAMALGEVTLGDWWRVMKREFLSGLFLGLILGTLGFIRIATWQSFSHAYGDHWAIIGVVVSLSLVCVVLWGSLTGSMLPFLLKKLGADPASSSAPFVSTLVDVTGLLIYFTFVTLLLSEVHL; encoded by the coding sequence ATGGAGAATTTGGAAATGCAGGTGGAACGCGTAGAGCAACTTTTCGAGTCGCAAAACTTGGAGGAGCTTGCCGAATATTTGAACGAACTGAACATCTCAGATGTTGAAGAGTTAATAGATGAATTGCCCGAACACGCTGCCCTTTTTCTGGAGGTACTTAGTTTGAATCGCGCAGTAAATGTATTCCGGATTTTAGACTTCCCGACTCAGGAGAGAGTCTTCAAAAAACTTCCCCCTTCTAAGGTTCGTGAAATTATAAATGAGATGCCTCCGGATGACCGGACTTCCTTCTTCAGTGAACTGAAAGGTGATGTCGTAAAACAGCTGATCATCATGCTTACTCCGCAGGAGCGAAAAGAGGCGCTCTCTTTACTGGGGTATCCGGAAGATAGTGTGGGACGTCTGATGACACCCGATTACATCACCGTAAAGGAGTACTGGAATATGGCCCGAGTATTGGATCACATTCGCAGGTATGGTAATGCGTCGGAAACTATTGATGTACTGTATGTGATCGATGGTAATGGTAAGCTGATTGATGACCTTCGGATCAGAGATGTGCTCATTGCAAAAGAGGATGCTGTAGTTGGTGATCTGATAGATAACAGACTCATCTCATTAAAAGCAAATGATCCGCAGGAAGAGGCGGTCACTGTGTTTCGTATGAACAATCGGGTGGCGCTTCCTGTAGTCGATGATCAGGATATTATGTTGGGTATTGTGACGATAGATGATATTCTTTGGGTTGCAAATGAAGAATACACCGAAGACATGCAGCGCTTCGGGGGAACAGAGGCACTCGATGAGCCTTATCTTGACGTGGCCATCTCTCATCTGGTTAAGAAACGTGCGGGCTGGCTGGTTATTCTTTTTCTGGGACAATTACTGACGGCGACGGTAATCGAGCATTTTGAGGCGCAATTGGCGACCGTCATTGCATTATTTGCGCTGGTGCCGTTGATTATGTCCAGTGGGGGGAATAGTGGCTCACAGGCATCCACATTGATTATTCAGGCTATGGCTCTCGGAGAGGTGACATTGGGCGACTGGTGGCGGGTTATGAAAAGAGAGTTTTTGTCGGGATTATTTCTGGGGCTTATTCTCGGAACGCTTGGCTTTATCCGCATCGCTACCTGGCAGAGTTTTTCGCATGCCTATGGCGATCACTGGGCTATCATTGGAGTAGTGGTAAGTCTTTCGTTAGTCTGTGTAGTGCTTTGGGGCTCGCTTACCGGATCCATGCTTCCGTTTTTGCTGAAAAAACTTGGAGCAGACCCTGCAAGCTCTTCCGCACCTTTTGTATCGACACTGGTCGATGTAACCGGTCTTTTGATCTACTTTACTTTCGTCACCTTATTGTTGAGCGAAGTACATCTGTAA